The sequence below is a genomic window from Deinococcus terrestris.
GGACTTCGACGGCAACATCGTGGACCTCGGCGGGGCGGAGCTGTTCAACCTGCAACTCGGCTACGCCCTGACCGTTCACCGGGCGCAGGGCAGCGAGTGGCCGACCGTCCTCGGCGTGCTGCACGAGGCCCATATGCCGATGCTCTCGCGCAATCTGGTGTACACGGCGCTCACCCGTGCCCGCGACCGCTTCTATGCGGTGGGGTCGGCCTCCGCCTGGGAGAAGGCGGCGGGGCGCCAGCGTGAGGAGCGCAATACGGCATTGCTGGAGCGGGTGCGGGGGCGGTAGGGGAGGGCCTGTGCCCCGGACGTGCTACCCTGTAATTCCGGAGGCCGAGCGCCCCGGTTTTTTGTTTTGGCTCCCACAGTGTTACCGGATTCGGGGGCCAGGCGCTCGGGTTAGGCATGAAATACATCTTCGTGACAGGCGGCGTGGTCAGCAGCCTCGGCAAGGGCGTGGCGAGTGCTTCGCTGGGCGCCCTCCTACGAGCGCGGGGCTACAAGGTCACGGCGGTCAAGATCGACCCCTACATCAACATCGACGCGGGCACCATGCGCCCCTACGAACACGGCGAGGTCTTCGTCACGGCGTCGGGGGCCGAAACCGACCTCGATATCGGCAACTACGAACGCTTTCTCGACCTCGACATTCCGCCGGGCAGCAACATCACGACCGGGCAGGTCTACCTCGAAGTCATTCGCCGCGAACGGGCCGGGGATTACCTCTCGCAAACGGTGCAGGTCATCCCGCACGTCACCGACGAGATCAAGCGCCGCATCCGCGCAGCAGGGGAGAACGCGGGCGCCGAGATCGTCCTGATCGAGGTGGGCGGCACGGTGGGCGACATCGAGTCGCTGCCCTTCCTCGAAGCCATCCGGCAGTTCCGTTTCGACGAGGGCGACGAGAACGTCCTGTACCTGCACCTCACGCTGGTGCCGTACCTGGGCACGTCGAACGAGTTCAAGACCAAGCCCACCCAGCACTCGGTCGCCACCCTGCGCAGCGTGGGCATCAGCCCCGACATCGTGATGGTGCGCTCCAAGGAGAAGCTGCCGCCTGAGATCACCCGCAAGATCGCCCTCTTTACCAGCGTGCGGGAAAACCGGGTCTTTTCCAGTTACGACGTGGGCCACGTCTACGAGGTGCCGCTCGCGCTGGAGGAGCAGGGCCTGGGCAAGGCCGTCGAGGACCTGCTGGGGCTGGAGCGCACCCACCCCAACCTGGGGGTGTGGCAGAACGCGGTGCGGACGATCAAGCACCCGGCAAACGAGGTCACCATCGCCCTGGCGGGCAAGTACACCGAGATGCCCGACGCCTACCTCAGCCTGCTGGAGTCCCTGACGCACGCGGGAATCGCCAACGACGCCCGCGTGAACATCAAGTGGGTGAACGCCGAGGAGCTGACGGACGGCGACCTCGAATCGCAACTTGGGGACGCCGACGGCATTCTCGTTCCGGGTGGCTTCGGCATTCGCGGCATTGAGGGCAAGATTCGCGCCGCCGAGTACGCCCGCATGCGCGGGGTGCCGTACCTGGGCATCTGCCTGGGCATGCAGATCGCGGTGATCGAGTACGCCCGCCACATGGCCGGGTTAGAGGGAGCCAACTCTGCCGAGTTCGATCCCTACGCGCCGCACAAGGTCGTGGACCTGATGCCCGAGCAACTGGAGGTGGGGGGACTGGGCGGCACCATGCGCCTCGGCGACTGGCCGATGGACCTCCGCGCCGGGACGAAGATCGCCGAGCTGTACGGCGTGCCGGGGGGCGGCACCGTCAAGGAACGCCACCGCCACCGCTACGAGGTCAATCCCGCCTACGTGGAGCAACTTCAGGCCGCCGGGCTGACAATCAGCGGCGTGACCCCCGGCGTGGCGGGGCGCGGGGCCGGACTCGTGGAGAGCATCGAGATCGCGGACCACCCCTTCTTTGTGGCACTGCAAGCCCACCCCGAGTTCAAGAGCCGTCCGATGCGGCCCAGCCCGCCCTTCGCGGGGTTCGTGGCGGCGGCGCTGGAGAGCGGTCAGCGGCCAGCGGCCAGCAGCCAACCGGAGAAGGCCGAAGCCTAATCCGACAGGAGCAGAAAAGCCTCAGCTCAGGCTGGGGCTTTTCTCTTGCCCGATGCCCAGCGCGGCCAGTGCCCTGTCCACCTGCTCGGCCAATGCCCCCAGCTCTCCACCGTTGTCCAGCACGACGGTCGCCCGCCGCCGTTTTTCCTCGGCGGGCATCTGGCGGGCGTCCCGCGTCAGCACCGCCTCACGGCTCAGGCCGGAGCGGGCCATGACGCGGGAGACGCGCACCTCCAGCGGAGCATCCACGACGAGCACGGCGTCCATTTGCCCCTGCAGCTCGCCCTCGAACAGCAGGGGCACGTCCTGCACGATCCACTCCTCCCCACGGGCGGCGGCCTCCTGTTCCAGCGCCCGCATCCGCGCCCGCACGCGGGGATGGGTGATGCCGTTCAGCACCGCGAGGCGTGCCGGGTCGCCAAATACCCGCTCCGCGAGGGCCGCCCGGTCGAGTTCGCCGCCCCGTACCACGCCGGGAAACTCGGCCTCGATCTCGGCCAGTACGGCTGGGTCGCGGGTCACCTCGCGGGCGACCTCGTCGGCGTCGAGGACAGTCAGGCCGCGCCCGCGCAACAGGGCCGCCACCGTGCTCTTGCCCGCGCCGATGCTGCCGGTCAGGCCCAGTCGGCGCGGCTGGGCAGGGGAGGGAGAAGGCATGGGGGCAGTCTAGGGCCGCCGTGGCCGGGCCGTCAGGTGCCCGTCACCCGGCGCTCCTACGCTGCCGGGGACGATGCCTCTGCCCTCCTCGACCCCGATTTTGCCCTCTCACACGGGCTTCACCCCGCTTCTGGCGGGTCGCCCTATGCTGGGCGGATGCGGTCCCGCCTGGCCCCCGACTCCGGCTTGCGCCCCCCTGACGCCGGTGTTAGCCTCACCCCTGGAGGTTTCTGAGTGAAACGACGTACCCTCGGCCCGCTGCTCGCGGCGGCCACCCTGTCTGCGGCCCTGGCCCAGACCCAGGCGCCCCCGACGCAGACGCCTCCGGCGGCTCCCGCCTCGGCGCAGCCCGCGGCCCCGGCGACTCCCCAGGCGGCCCCGCTGCCTGCCGCGAACTACGTGGCGCTGGGCAACTTCTACTACGGCCGGGGCAACTTCGATCAGGCCTACGTGGCCTTCCGCGCCGCCGCCGAGATCGACTCCCGCAACAGCGACGCCCTGCTGGGCCTGGGCCGCTCGCAGGTCAAGCTGCGGCTCTACGCGCCCGCCATCGAGACGCTGCGGCGCCTGACCACCCAGGACCCCCGCAACCTCAGCGGGCACCTCGCGCTCGCGCAGGCGTACCAGCAGCAGTTTATCGGGGCGGGGGACCGCGCCAGCGTGTCGGGCAATCTCGCCCAGGCGCTGGGCGTGCTCACGCAGGCCGAGGCCCTCGCGCAGGCGACGCCCGAAGCCGAACGCAACCTCAACCTCAGCAAGGTCTGGAACGAGCGTGGCAACGTGCTGCGGCTTCAGGGGGCGGCGGGACAGGCCATCGAGGCCTTCAAGCAGGCCAGCGCCCTCAACCCCGAAAACGGGCTGATCCTGTTCAACCTGGGCGATATGTACTACGCCACCGGAAATCTCGTGGCGGCGCTCGACAGCCTGCAGCGGGCGGTCATCACCGACCCCGCCGACGCCTACAACCGCGCCTACTACGCCAAGCTGCTCGCTCTGAGCGGCAACGTCACGGCGGCCAAGCCCGAAGCGGCGCAGGCGGCCCGCCTCGCTCCGAGCAACCCCTACGCGGTGGGCCAGTACGGCGTCGTGAGCTACCTCAGCCGCGATCCGGTGACGGCGCGGGCGCAGCTCACACAGGCGGTGCGGCTCGACCCCCTGCGTTATCCCGAGTTCTACTACTACCTGGGGCGCCTTGACCTTGACGCGGGGGACCTGCGGGCGGCCCGCGAGAACCTGACGCGGGCGGCCGCGCTCGGCAGCACGACCGCCGAGTATGCCTATTACCTAGGCCTCAGCTACGAGCGCGGCGCGGGGACCATCGCGCCCGACCGCCTCAAGGCCCGCGAGAACTACGAGCGGGCGCTCAAGCTCAATCCAGGCTACGCCCTGGCCCGCGAAGGCCTGACGCGCGTCCGCTGACCTGGCCCCTCCTTCCAACCCCCTTCCGCGCCTGGGAGGGGGTTGTTGCTGGCACCTGAACTTTCCCTTAAGCCCGGCGGGGGGGACAGCACAGCTAAGATGAGGACTGTTGCCGTCCCCCGCCCACCGTGGGCGGGTGGGTTCCGGCCTGAAAGGAGCATTTCCATGGCTTACCAACTGCCCTCCCTGCCCTACGCCTACGACGCCCTCGAACCCCACATCGACGCGCGGACGATGGAGATTCACCACACCCGGCACCACCAGACCTACATCGACAACGCGAACAAGGCGCTGGAGGGAACCGGGATGGAGGATATGGCGGTCGAGCAATTGATCCAGCAGCTCGATCAGGTCCCGGCTGACAAGAAGGGCGCCCTGCGCAACAACGCGGGCGGCCACGCCAACCACAGCCTCTTCTGGCAGGTTATGACCCCGAACGGGCAGGGCCAGCCGCAGGGCGAACTCGCGGGGGCCATCGAGCAGGCCTTCGGGTCCTTTGACGCCTTCAAGCAGAAGTTCGAGGACGCGGGCAAAACGCGCTTCGGCTCGGGCTGGGCCTGGCTGGTCGTGCAAAACGGCGAGCTGGCCGTCGTCTCCACCGCCAACCAGGACAATCCGCTGATGGGCGAGTCGATTTCCGGCACGAGTGGCACCCCGATTCTGGGCGTGGACGTGTGGGAGCACGCCTACTACCTGAACTACCAGAACAAGCGCCCCGACTACCTCGCGGCCTTCTGGAACGTCGTCAACTGGGACGAGGTCGCCCGCCGCTACACCGAGGCCAGGGGCCAGTAAGCCCCCCCTCCCGGCAGCCCCAGGTCACGCGCCTGGGGCTGCCGACTGTTGCTCCAGCCCCGCCAACCACGCCTCCGCGTCCTCCGGCCCCAGCAGCCGGGCCTCTCGTTCGGGGCCAAACCACGCCAGCAGCGCGAGAAGGTCGCCGCCGTGATGCTCCTCCAGACTCCCGAAGATGACCTTGTGGTCGCCGTCCGCGAGGTGCAGCAGTCCGGCGGGAGGAAGGGTCAGGCGGGTGCCCACCGCCAGGGGCTCACCCAGCCACACCGCGTCCACGTCGCTGCCGTCGGCGGGGTTGAGCAGGCCCGGCAGGCAGCCGTAGTTCACCGGGGCGGCCCAGGGTTCCTGGCGATAGGGCACGACCTCGCCGCCGCGCCACACCCAGCGGTCCAGGGTGCCGCGCGACCACTCCACCACGCCCCCCCACTCGCGGGGAGAGGTCATGGCCGAACCTCGTACAGCTCAAGCTGCCGCAGCACGGTTCCGCTGAAGCTCAGCGCGGCGCGGTAGGCGCCCTGGGCGGGGGCGGCCAGCGTGAAACGGGCCTCCCGCTGCGCGGCGTCGAGGTACACGCTGTCGCGCCCCAGTTCGCGGGGGCCGTCGAACCAGACGACCTCCAGATAGCCCGGCTCGAAGCGGCCTTCCACCCGCGCCCGCAGTTCCAGTTCCTGCCCGGCCCGGCGCAGGCTGGCGTCCGTGACGCGGGCAGGCAACTCGACCTCGACCTGCGGGGGGATCAGCGGCACGAAGTTGTACCGGCAGCCCGCCAGGGCGGGGGCCAACAGGAGCACGGACAGCAGGAGGCGGGGGGACATGGGGGCATTGTAGAGAGGGGGCGTGAGGGCAGGCCCTGCCTACACCCCGGTCGCCACGATCGCCCCCAGCAGCGCGACCGGGGCCGTCTCCGCCCGCAGGATGCGTGGGCCGAGGGTGACGGCGACCGCGCCCCGTGCGGTCAAGGCCGCGACCTCCGCGTCCGAGAGGCCACCCTCTGGTCCGGTGAGCACCGTGACGGGGGCATTCCAGGTCAGGTGCTCGGTCAGGCGTTCCCGGCTGCCGGGTTGGGCGACGAACAACTGGCCCTCCCAGGTGAGGTCGGCCAGCCCGACGGGGTCGAGCACCTCCGGCGTCACCGCCCGGCGCGACTGCTTGCTGGCTTCCTCGGCGACCCGGCGCAGGCGCGTGAGCTTCTGGCCGCCGATTTCGCGGGCGTCGGCGTGGCGGGTGACGAGCAGTTGCACGCGGGCCGCGCCCAGTTCGGTGGCCGCCCGCACCACGTCCGCGAGCTTGTCGCCCTTCAGCAGCGCAACGGCCAGCGTGACGGGCTGCGGCGTCTCGGCGGCGCCCGCCACCCGCTCCCCCAGGGCAAGGACAGCGCGGGTGTCGTCCAGTTCCTCCACCGTTGCGCTGGCCTCGGCCCCCTGGCCGTCGAAGACGCGCACGGGGTCGCCGGGCCGCAGCCGCAGCACATGCAGGTGCCGGGCCTCACGCGGCCCCAGGATCATCTGTGGAGCCAGGGCCGGGACACGGACGCGGTGCTCGGCCATCTCAGGCCCTCACTGCGGCAGGCGGGCGGTCACCAGCGCCCACTCGCCGTCCACCGTCTCGCGCACGTCGTCAAAGCCCTCCCGCGCCAGCGCCTCCCGCACCAGTTCCAGCTTGCCCGTCAGGATGCCCGTCAGAATCAGGTCGCCCCCCGGCACGAGGTGCGCGGCGTACTCCCCGGCGAGCAGGTCGTGCAATTCGGCGTAGAGGTTCGCCACGACCACGTCGTAGGCGTCTACCCCCTCCTCCGGAAAGGTGAGCGCGTCCAGCCCCAGCGTGCCCTCCTCGAAGCGCACCTGCGAGGCGGGCACGCCGTTGATCCCGGCATTCTCCCGCGCGATGGGCACGGTCACGGGGTCGATGTCCACCCCGAAGGCGAAGCGGGCACCCAGCAACGCCGCCGCGAGCGCGAGGACGCCGCTGCCGGTGCCCACGTCCAGGACCCGCGCCCCCGTGCCCCTCGGCCCGCGCGTGTCCAGCCCCAGCGCAGAGAGCGCCTCCACCGCCAGCCGGGTGGTCGCGTGGTGCCCGGTCCCGAAGGCCATGCCGGGTTCGATGACAAGCGGAAGTTGCCCCGGTTCCACCTCCTCCTGCTGCCACGGGGCCACGATGGTGATCCGGCCTGCCCGCACCGGGCGCAGGGTGCGGCGGAACTCGGCCTGCCAGTCCTGATCGGCTTCCTCGTGCCACTCGCCGTCCGAGACGGAGGGGGGCAGCGGCACCCGCCCGTCGAAGTACACGCGGAGGGTGCCCGCACGTTCCTCCAGCCCGGTCGCGCCCGCCTCCCACAGGGCGTCGAGGTCGGTTTCGCGGGTCTGGAAGGTGCCGGGAAGGTGGTACACGAGCATGGGGGAGAGTGTAGCGGGCGCGGCGCCACGGCTGGAGGCGGGTCGCAGGCGGACACGCCCGGCGCCCTCAGCCTCTACACTCTCCCCCATGAAACTCGCCATCGTCGGCGTCGGGAAGCTGGGTCTGGCCCTGCTGGAAGGGGTCTTGTCGCGCGGGGTGATGGCGCCGGGAGAGATCGGGCTGCTGGACGCGAACGCGGGGCGGGCCTCCGACCTGGCCTCGCGCACGGGGGCGGCGCTCATCGGAGCGTCCGACCTGCGCTTCGCCGAGCGGGTGCTCGTCAGCGTGCAGCCGCGCGTCTTTCCCGAAATCAGCGAGTGGCTCGCGCAGGAAAACGCCGGGTACATCAGCACGATGGCCGGAGTCAGCACGAATACCCTCTCCCGCCGCCTGGGAACCAAGCGGGTGGTGCGGGTGATGCCCAACCTCGCGGCGACCATCGGCCGGAGCCAGACGGCAATCACCGCCCCGCGCGAGGCGGAGCTGTCGGGTGACCTCGAGTTCGCCCGGTCCCTCTTTGGCGCCGTGGGCGACGTGTACGACCTCCCCGAGCACCTCTTCAACGCCTTTACCGGCATGAGTGCCTCCGGCCCCGCCTATGCCGCGCTGGTGGCCGAGGCTCTGGCCGACGGCGCGGTGCGGATGGGCCTGCCCCGCGCCCTGGCCCACGAACTCGCGGCCAAGGCCCTCGTGGCGACGGGTGAACTCCTCCAGCAGCGGGCGCATCCCGGCCTGCTCAAAGATGAGGTCGCCAGTCCCGGCGGCACCACCATCGCCGGGCTGGAGGTGCTGGAGGCGGCGGGCGTGCGCGGCGCGGTGATGCGGGCGGTCGTGGCGGCGACGCGCCGGGGCAGCGATCTCGGGAAGGATCAGGAGTAGGGTGAGGGCGTTCCGGGTGGGCTGACCGCTGGCCGCCCCTATACTTCCCCCCGTGCCCGGCCCCGAAGTCCTGCTCTACGGCATTCCGCTCGCGTTCCTCGCGGGATTTATCGACGCGGTGGCGGGCGGCGGCGGCACCATCACGTTGCCCACGCTCTTTTTCATGGGCCTGACCCCTGCGCAGACGGTCGCCACCAACAAGCTGCTCGCCATCTTCGGGTCGGGGAGCGCCACGGTGCAGTACTGGCGCAAGGGGCACGTGGAGCGTGGGCTGGTGCTGCGGCTGATTCCGCTCGCGCTGGTGGGGAGTGCGCTGGGGGCTTTTCTGGTGCGCTTCGTGGACCCGGACGCCTTTCGCACGCTGGTCGGCGTGGTGATCCTGGGGGTGGGGGCGCTGGTGCTGGCGAACAAGCGCTTCGGCCTGGAGGACCGTTACCCCGGCCTCACCGCCCGCACCCTCGCGCTGACGCTGCCGGGTGCTTTCATCATCGGCATCTATGACGGCTTCCTGGGGCCGGGGACAGGCACCTTCCTGATGTTCCTGTTCGCGCTGGCGGGCTTCAATCTGGTGCGATCCAGCGGCAATGCCCGCACGATCAACTTTGCCACCAACGTCGGGGCCTTCCTGTTCTTCCTGATCGGGGGACAGATGGTGTGGTGGATCGGGCTCCCGATGGGCGTGGCGAACGCGGCGGGCGCCTTCGTGGGGGCGCGGATGGCGATGCTGCGCGGCAGCGGCTTCGTGAAGGTGATCTACGGGGTGATCGTGGTGCTCGTCGCAGCGCGGCTGCTGTTCGCGTAACGGGACTGCCCAACCGTGCCCCGGCGCCCCCTCCCCCCGGCCCGCACGCGGCAGAATCCAGGCATGACCTCACACAGTGGCGGACAGACCGAGCAGGCGATTCTGGCGGGCGGGTGCTTCTGGTGCACCGAGGCCGTGCTGAAGGACGTGCGCGGCGTCCTGGGGGTGGAAAGCGGCTACATCGGCGGCCACACCCCCAACCCCGACTACCGCAGCGTGTGCAGCGGCACGACCGGGCACGCCGAGGCGGTGCGGGTGACCTTCGACCCCGCGCAGGTGAGCTTCCGCGATCTGCTGACGCTCTTTTTCGCCACCCACGACCCCACCAGCCTCAACCGCCAGGGGGCCGATGTGGGCACCCAGTACCGCTCGGCGGTCTTTCCGCTGACGCCGGAGCAGGAGCGGACCACCCGCGAGGTCATGGCCCACCTGACCGCGCAGGGCATCTTTGACCGCCCCATCGTGACCACGATTGAACCCGCGACCGTGTTCTATGTCGCCGAGGACTACCATCAGGACTACTACGCCAACAACCCTCGCCAGCCTTACTGCATGGCCGTGATCGCGCCGAAGGTCAGCAAGCTCCGCAAGGAGTACGGCGACCGCCTGCGGGCCTGAGCTGCTGGCCTAGGGGCGCTCCCAGACGTAGGGCGTCGTCGTCGTGACGGGCCGCAGGCCACTGCGTT
It includes:
- the sodA gene encoding superoxide dismutase [Mn] — protein: MAYQLPSLPYAYDALEPHIDARTMEIHHTRHHQTYIDNANKALEGTGMEDMAVEQLIQQLDQVPADKKGALRNNAGGHANHSLFWQVMTPNGQGQPQGELAGAIEQAFGSFDAFKQKFEDAGKTRFGSGWAWLVVQNGELAVVSTANQDNPLMGESISGTSGTPILGVDVWEHAYYLNYQNKRPDYLAAFWNVVNWDEVARRYTEARGQ
- the proC gene encoding pyrroline-5-carboxylate reductase: MKLAIVGVGKLGLALLEGVLSRGVMAPGEIGLLDANAGRASDLASRTGAALIGASDLRFAERVLVSVQPRVFPEISEWLAQENAGYISTMAGVSTNTLSRRLGTKRVVRVMPNLAATIGRSQTAITAPREAELSGDLEFARSLFGAVGDVYDLPEHLFNAFTGMSASGPAYAALVAEALADGAVRMGLPRALAHELAAKALVATGELLQQRAHPGLLKDEVASPGGTTIAGLEVLEAAGVRGAVMRAVVAATRRGSDLGKDQE
- a CDS encoding 50S ribosomal protein L11 methyltransferase, which encodes MLVYHLPGTFQTRETDLDALWEAGATGLEERAGTLRVYFDGRVPLPPSVSDGEWHEEADQDWQAEFRRTLRPVRAGRITIVAPWQQEEVEPGQLPLVIEPGMAFGTGHHATTRLAVEALSALGLDTRGPRGTGARVLDVGTGSGVLALAAALLGARFAFGVDIDPVTVPIARENAGINGVPASQVRFEEGTLGLDALTFPEEGVDAYDVVVANLYAELHDLLAGEYAAHLVPGGDLILTGILTGKLELVREALAREGFDDVRETVDGEWALVTARLPQ
- the msrA gene encoding peptide-methionine (S)-S-oxide reductase MsrA; its protein translation is MTSHSGGQTEQAILAGGCFWCTEAVLKDVRGVLGVESGYIGGHTPNPDYRSVCSGTTGHAEAVRVTFDPAQVSFRDLLTLFFATHDPTSLNRQGADVGTQYRSAVFPLTPEQERTTREVMAHLTAQGIFDRPIVTTIEPATVFYVAEDYHQDYYANNPRQPYCMAVIAPKVSKLRKEYGDRLRA
- a CDS encoding TSUP family transporter; this encodes MPGPEVLLYGIPLAFLAGFIDAVAGGGGTITLPTLFFMGLTPAQTVATNKLLAIFGSGSATVQYWRKGHVERGLVLRLIPLALVGSALGAFLVRFVDPDAFRTLVGVVILGVGALVLANKRFGLEDRYPGLTARTLALTLPGAFIIGIYDGFLGPGTGTFLMFLFALAGFNLVRSSGNARTINFATNVGAFLFFLIGGQMVWWIGLPMGVANAAGAFVGARMAMLRGSGFVKVIYGVIVVLVAARLLFA
- a CDS encoding tetratricopeptide repeat protein gives rise to the protein MKRRTLGPLLAAATLSAALAQTQAPPTQTPPAAPASAQPAAPATPQAAPLPAANYVALGNFYYGRGNFDQAYVAFRAAAEIDSRNSDALLGLGRSQVKLRLYAPAIETLRRLTTQDPRNLSGHLALAQAYQQQFIGAGDRASVSGNLAQALGVLTQAEALAQATPEAERNLNLSKVWNERGNVLRLQGAAGQAIEAFKQASALNPENGLILFNLGDMYYATGNLVAALDSLQRAVITDPADAYNRAYYAKLLALSGNVTAAKPEAAQAARLAPSNPYAVGQYGVVSYLSRDPVTARAQLTQAVRLDPLRYPEFYYYLGRLDLDAGDLRAARENLTRAAALGSTTAEYAYYLGLSYERGAGTIAPDRLKARENYERALKLNPGYALAREGLTRVR
- a CDS encoding inorganic pyrophosphatase, coding for MTSPREWGGVVEWSRGTLDRWVWRGGEVVPYRQEPWAAPVNYGCLPGLLNPADGSDVDAVWLGEPLAVGTRLTLPPAGLLHLADGDHKVIFGSLEEHHGGDLLALLAWFGPEREARLLGPEDAEAWLAGLEQQSAAPGA
- a CDS encoding 16S rRNA (uracil(1498)-N(3))-methyltransferase — protein: MAEHRVRVPALAPQMILGPREARHLHVLRLRPGDPVRVFDGQGAEASATVEELDDTRAVLALGERVAGAAETPQPVTLAVALLKGDKLADVVRAATELGAARVQLLVTRHADAREIGGQKLTRLRRVAEEASKQSRRAVTPEVLDPVGLADLTWEGQLFVAQPGSRERLTEHLTWNAPVTVLTGPEGGLSDAEVAALTARGAVAVTLGPRILRAETAPVALLGAIVATGV
- a CDS encoding CTP synthase encodes the protein MKYIFVTGGVVSSLGKGVASASLGALLRARGYKVTAVKIDPYINIDAGTMRPYEHGEVFVTASGAETDLDIGNYERFLDLDIPPGSNITTGQVYLEVIRRERAGDYLSQTVQVIPHVTDEIKRRIRAAGENAGAEIVLIEVGGTVGDIESLPFLEAIRQFRFDEGDENVLYLHLTLVPYLGTSNEFKTKPTQHSVATLRSVGISPDIVMVRSKEKLPPEITRKIALFTSVRENRVFSSYDVGHVYEVPLALEEQGLGKAVEDLLGLERTHPNLGVWQNAVRTIKHPANEVTIALAGKYTEMPDAYLSLLESLTHAGIANDARVNIKWVNAEELTDGDLESQLGDADGILVPGGFGIRGIEGKIRAAEYARMRGVPYLGICLGMQIAVIEYARHMAGLEGANSAEFDPYAPHKVVDLMPEQLEVGGLGGTMRLGDWPMDLRAGTKIAELYGVPGGGTVKERHRHRYEVNPAYVEQLQAAGLTISGVTPGVAGRGAGLVESIEIADHPFFVALQAHPEFKSRPMRPSPPFAGFVAAALESGQRPAASSQPEKAEA
- the coaE gene encoding dephospho-CoA kinase (Dephospho-CoA kinase (CoaE) performs the final step in coenzyme A biosynthesis.) → MPSPSPAQPRRLGLTGSIGAGKSTVAALLRGRGLTVLDADEVAREVTRDPAVLAEIEAEFPGVVRGGELDRAALAERVFGDPARLAVLNGITHPRVRARMRALEQEAAARGEEWIVQDVPLLFEGELQGQMDAVLVVDAPLEVRVSRVMARSGLSREAVLTRDARQMPAEEKRRRATVVLDNGGELGALAEQVDRALAALGIGQEKSPSLS